Sequence from the Flavobacterium sp. J372 genome:
ATCCTTCAATTTCCATATCTTATTCAAGGCTGATTGTTGACCTTCGAAATAAAGTCATTCATGCTTATGACAACATTGATGATATCCTGATATGGAAAGTTATAATGAAAGATATTCCTGTTCTTAAATCTGAAGTTGAAAAACTGTTATCCGATGAAAATTAATACTGCCGAGTTTGTAATTAGCAATTCTGATGTGAGCAAATGCCCTGCTGAGCGTTTGCCGGAGTATGCTTTTATCGGCAGGTCAAATGTTGGTAAGTCATCGCTTATCAATATGCTGACGAACCATAAAAGCCTTGCAAAAACATCGGGAAAGCCCGGTAAAACACAGCTTATCAATCATTTCAAGATAAACAGCAATTGGTTTTTGGTAGACTTACCGGGATATGGTTATGCACGGGTATCAAAGAAAACCAAGGAAACATTCCAAAAGTTCATCACCGACTATTTCGAAAGGCGCGAGCAGCTGGTTTGTGCTTTCGTGCTTATCGATATCAGGCACGAAGCCCAGAAAATTGACCTGGAGTTCATTACTTACCTTGGCGAAACTGAAGTGCCGTTCTGCATTGTATTTACCAAAGCCGACAAAATAAGCCGCGGACGTGCCGAGCAGCACGTTGCCGCTTATAAAAAAGCGCTCTTAGCCAATAACTGGGAAGATATGCCACAGTACTTCATCACCTCATCAGAAGACGGTACAGGCCGCGATGCCTTATTAGCTTATATTGATGAAGTGAACCAGGGAATTTTTGATAACCAGGATTTTATTTAATCACCGTGACTTGTTTCTTCATGGCGTAGTTGGTAAAGCGCTGGCCATTATACTCCACTTCCTGCTGTTTAACTAATTCGTATCCTTGCTTAAGAAAAAAAGGCCTAGCGGTAATTGAAACATTTACCGTGATTGTTTTGACTTCTGACTGAGTCGCAAAAGCTTCGACAGCTTTTACCAATTCCTTAGCTATACCCCTGCCCTGATAATCTTTATGCACAAAAAGATGGTCAAAATATCCCGTGCCATCTATATCGGCAAAGCCGCATAATACACCATCCATTTCGGCAACTATAGTGTAATGTTGCAGAAGTTTGGGACCCCAGCGCTCCGCATCAATATCTACAGGTGCCCAGGCATCTAGCTGTGCCTGTGTATAATCTTTCGCATTGATAGCATGTACCGTTCCACGAAATAATTCTATCAAGGCATACAGATCTTCAGCACGATACCGGCGCAAAACAACATCGCTCATGATTACTTCTGCTTCAGCTCCAGCTTTTCTGCAAAGTAATCGCAGAAATCTTTCATAGTGTCAGCCATCTTTTTGTCGCCGGTAGCACGCTCATAGGTATCGCTCATAGATACCAATGTCTGGTGGAAGAAGGTTTTCATCTCATCAACCGGCATATCTTTCGTCCACAGGTCAATACGCATGCTTTCCTGTGGCTTGCTGTCCCATACGGATAGCATCACGGCTTTGGTCTCCTGGTTTACCACGCCGCCGTCACGGGCAGTCCACCACAATTTTTCCGGTACGCGGTTTTCATCAAGTTCAACAAGAAAGTTTATTTCAGATTTTAAGTTTGTCTTAGCCATTCGTCTTTTTTGGTTTGTATTTAGAGTTTTCAAAGATGGTCTTCGCGTCCATCATCAGCAATTGCTGCAAAGGTACATCTTTATGGTTTTGGGCGTAGGCCCGTACAATATGCCAGCCAATCCACTGCCCAATCCTGCCGGGCGATTCATTATCTATCTCCAGGTAAAATTTAGAGAACGGCGCCGGGTTTATAAAGCGGCCCGGCAATTTTGAGTCGGTATCATACAGTATTTTGTTCTCTACAAAATAGCGCCATATTTCTTCCTCGTTGGCCTCGGCCCACTTCTGCTGCTCTTCGGTATAGCCCATTTTTTCAGCATCAGTATAATCAGGTATCAGCAGGTCTTTCATATATAGCTGTTTGCCATAGTATATCATCTGGCTCAGCAGGTCACGGTCGCGTACAGGCGGTATTTTAGTTTCAGCAAAAGCTTTTGCTGCATCAGGCATAATCTGCCTCGGTTCAAAGTTCTGTTTCTGGTAAGTCGGGAATTCGTAAAACCTGTGGCCTTTACCAAGGTAGAGGTCAAGCGATACCAGCATAAGCGAATCGGCATAGATAACCTTAGATTCATAATCCATTTCCGAAATCAGCGTAATGACTTTTGGCGTACGGAAATCAGGATAGTAATATTTTATATGCTGGAAAAGTGAATAAAAATCTTCTTGTAATGCCGTAGTATTCGGGAATTTCTTTTCTACTTCCTGATGAAGCTCCTGAAGCAAAGGGTCTTTAATTTTGTCAGTCCAAACCGCGTCAGGATTGCCGGCCGGGAAAAAGAAAGGATATTTTTGCTTTACAGCGCTTATATCATTTGGGTTGCTTTCGTAAAATTCTTTATCAAAACGCTCTATGTCAATTTTACCAACTTTTACGGCAGCTACTTTTTCTTCTACTTTCTCTTTCTCGTCTTTACATGATGCTGCCATTATTAGTACAAAAGCCAAAAGAAAAAACTTCTTCATAATTTAAAATTTTATTAAGAAAAATCCCGAATTAATATGTCTAACTTTAAAAATTATTTTGGTGCAAATATACGCCACCCCAACCAAACAAAATAAGTTTATGCCAACTACTACTTTTAAAGCAGAAGAAATAACCAAACATATTGTTGACTGGCTGCGAAGCTATGCAGAGAACGCTAAAGTGAAAGGATTTGTTGTAGGCATCTCAGGCGGGATAGATTCTGCCGTAACCTCAACGCTTTGTGCGCTTACAGGGATGCCAACCCTTTGCATTGAAATGCCCATACACCAGGCGCCGAGCCACGTAACGCGCGCACAGGAACATATTACAGCACTAAAAAAGCGCTTCAGCAATGTAAGCGATGCCCGGGCCGACCTTACCCCTGTTTTTGATACTTTTAAACATCATGTGCCTGAAGGTGACGATAAAGCACGCCTTGACCTTACGCTGGCTAATACCCGTGCAAGGCTAAGGATGACTACACTGTATTACTTTGCCGGGCTGCACCAGGCGCTTGTAGCAGGTACAGGCAATAAGGTGGAAGATTTTGGTGTGGGATTTTTTACTAAATATGGTGATGGCGGGGTTGACCTGAGCCCGATTGCCGACCTGAAGAAAAGCCAGGTGCGCGAACTGGCAAAATACCTTATGGTGCCTGACAGCATTGTGCAGGCTAAGCCTACTGACGGTTTATTTGGTGATGACCGCAGTGATGAAGACCAGCTGGGTGCAAGCTATG
This genomic interval carries:
- the yihA gene encoding ribosome biogenesis GTP-binding protein YihA/YsxC, giving the protein MKINTAEFVISNSDVSKCPAERLPEYAFIGRSNVGKSSLINMLTNHKSLAKTSGKPGKTQLINHFKINSNWFLVDLPGYGYARVSKKTKETFQKFITDYFERREQLVCAFVLIDIRHEAQKIDLEFITYLGETEVPFCIVFTKADKISRGRAEQHVAAYKKALLANNWEDMPQYFITSSEDGTGRDALLAYIDEVNQGIFDNQDFI
- a CDS encoding GNAT family N-acetyltransferase, with the protein product MSDVVLRRYRAEDLYALIELFRGTVHAINAKDYTQAQLDAWAPVDIDAERWGPKLLQHYTIVAEMDGVLCGFADIDGTGYFDHLFVHKDYQGRGIAKELVKAVEAFATQSEVKTITVNVSITARPFFLKQGYELVKQQEVEYNGQRFTNYAMKKQVTVIK
- the gldC gene encoding gliding motility protein GldC; protein product: MAKTNLKSEINFLVELDENRVPEKLWWTARDGGVVNQETKAVMLSVWDSKPQESMRIDLWTKDMPVDEMKTFFHQTLVSMSDTYERATGDKKMADTMKDFCDYFAEKLELKQK
- the gldB gene encoding gliding motility lipoprotein GldB yields the protein MKKFFLLAFVLIMAASCKDEKEKVEEKVAAVKVGKIDIERFDKEFYESNPNDISAVKQKYPFFFPAGNPDAVWTDKIKDPLLQELHQEVEKKFPNTTALQEDFYSLFQHIKYYYPDFRTPKVITLISEMDYESKVIYADSLMLVSLDLYLGKGHRFYEFPTYQKQNFEPRQIMPDAAKAFAETKIPPVRDRDLLSQMIYYGKQLYMKDLLIPDYTDAEKMGYTEEQQKWAEANEEEIWRYFVENKILYDTDSKLPGRFINPAPFSKFYLEIDNESPGRIGQWIGWHIVRAYAQNHKDVPLQQLLMMDAKTIFENSKYKPKKTNG
- the nadE gene encoding NAD(+) synthase, whose translation is MPTTTFKAEEITKHIVDWLRSYAENAKVKGFVVGISGGIDSAVTSTLCALTGMPTLCIEMPIHQAPSHVTRAQEHITALKKRFSNVSDARADLTPVFDTFKHHVPEGDDKARLDLTLANTRARLRMTTLYYFAGLHQALVAGTGNKVEDFGVGFFTKYGDGGVDLSPIADLKKSQVRELAKYLMVPDSIVQAKPTDGLFGDDRSDEDQLGASYDELEWAMEQMEAGKDENEFAGRQQEVFKIYKRLNTINQHKMQPIPVCEIPLNLT